In Lycorma delicatula isolate Av1 chromosome 10, ASM4794821v1, whole genome shotgun sequence, a genomic segment contains:
- the LOC142330869 gene encoding protein FAM200C-like, translated as MAENIEESLCNHLRTCQFSIQLDESTLPTNEALLLLYVRFIKDEKICQELLFARNLEIDAKGETICNRLETFCEEKQILLKNISVATDGAPAMSGCHKGFIIYLKNKVLDLFAVNCIIHHHT; from the coding sequence ATGGCTGAAAATATCGAAGAATCATTATGCAATCATCTGAGAACTTGCCAGTTTTCAATTCAGTTGGATGAATCCACTTTACCAACTAATGAagcattgttattgttatatgtgAGGTTTATCAAAGATGAGAAAATATGTCAAGAACTATTATTTGCTAGAAATTTAGAGATAGATGCAAAGGGTGAAACCATATGTAATAGACTGGAAACATTTTGTGAAGAAAAGCAAATTCTTTTGAAGAATATATCAGTTGCTACTGATGGTGCTCCTGCTATGTCAGGCTGTCACAAAGGCTtcataatatacttaaaaaataaagttctagaCTTGTTTGCTGTAAATTGCATCATTCATCACCACACTTAG